One Methanocalculus natronophilus genomic window, CTTCTAAAAACGATAAGTATTGTCCTAACTGTGGAAATGAGTTAGGTGAAATTAGCGAATCAAAAGAAAAGCATAGCGAAGATCAAGGGGGTTATGTTGAACGTTCAAATGTCGTAATAATTGATGCGGCTGGGTGTTT contains:
- a CDS encoding zinc-ribbon domain-containing protein — its product is MKTKYCAKCGLYASKNDKYCPNCGNELGEISESKEKHSEDQGGYVERSNVVIIDAAGC